The following are encoded together in the Coleofasciculus sp. FACHB-T130 genome:
- a CDS encoding MASE1 domain-containing protein, with amino-acid sequence MSQTRLWRYLASVAILTAIYIGAAKLSLALPVLNKYVTPVWPPAGITQGVLFIGGRKLWPGVVLGEFLFAKVVLHVPLSVAIAGSLATTLQALVGVTLLRSIRLRPSLDRLRDVFGFLGLSVMLSTLVASTLGLTTLCWANLIPWSDYATTWWTWWLGDGMAVLVLVPAILTWSVLPRLDTRRERIIEAMLLLTLLATVTQSVFFAKTATAIAHYPLAYLPFPLVAWAALRFNQQGAVLATLLVSCIAIWGTALGDGPFAAVAINTDQALQFLQAFMGVIAVTALVLGAAVAERASAEASLRASEASLANAQRIAHLGNWDLDLVKQQLRWSDELYRILGFSPAEFEPSMERFLTSVHPDDRERVRELIDAASYFKQAFSTDFGVVLSDRSERIVHGTGKIIQEQGGKAARLIGTIQDVTEQKRIEQALLQSEAQLLELAHNLDRKVTERTLELEEKNNELARSLTSLKLAQQQLIQAEKMSSLGQLVAGIAHEINNPINFITGNISHITAYIQDLLDILNLYQQNYPTLPPAIQAYSETVELDFVIEDLPNLLESMKTGAERIRQIVISLRSFSRLDEADMKPVDIHEGIDSTLLILQRRLKARPGHPGIEVVKNYGDLPLVECYPKQLNQVFLNLLSNAIDALEERMKEEEKVKDEITLSGFSPQPFAIALTTQILSPTQVQIEISDNGIGMTPEVKNHIFEPFFTTKQVGKGTGLGLSTCYQIVVENHRGQLICLSQPGLGATFQIVIPLRQSGHRETSGYTGSFNENVN; translated from the coding sequence ATGTCCCAAACTCGGCTTTGGCGATACTTAGCCAGCGTCGCCATACTGACTGCCATCTACATTGGTGCAGCAAAACTATCACTGGCGCTTCCGGTGTTGAATAAGTACGTAACGCCGGTTTGGCCTCCGGCGGGGATTACCCAAGGCGTGCTGTTTATCGGGGGGCGAAAGCTTTGGCCTGGAGTCGTGCTAGGTGAATTTTTATTTGCCAAAGTAGTTCTGCACGTACCCCTATCTGTTGCCATTGCTGGCAGCTTGGCTACCACCTTGCAGGCTCTAGTCGGGGTCACGTTGCTTCGTTCGATTCGTTTGCGCCCCTCTCTGGATCGCCTGCGAGATGTTTTCGGTTTTCTCGGCTTGTCTGTGATGCTGTCTACTCTAGTCGCTTCCACTCTGGGTTTGACGACTCTTTGCTGGGCAAATCTTATCCCTTGGAGCGACTATGCGACGACGTGGTGGACGTGGTGGTTAGGAGATGGCATGGCAGTTTTAGTGTTAGTCCCGGCGATCTTGACTTGGAGTGTCCTTCCTCGCTTAGACACAAGACGAGAGCGAATCATCGAGGCGATGCTTTTGCTGACTTTGCTTGCAACCGTCACCCAGTCAGTTTTCTTCGCCAAAACTGCTACAGCGATCGCTCACTATCCCCTTGCCTACTTGCCCTTCCCTTTGGTCGCTTGGGCAGCCCTCCGATTTAATCAGCAAGGCGCTGTACTGGCAACTCTACTTGTCTCCTGCATTGCTATCTGGGGCACCGCCTTGGGGGATGGGCCGTTTGCGGCAGTTGCCATTAATACCGACCAAGCTTTGCAATTTTTACAAGCCTTCATGGGCGTTATCGCAGTCACTGCTTTGGTTTTGGGGGCGGCGGTTGCGGAACGCGCCTCAGCTGAAGCGTCACTACGCGCTAGCGAAGCCAGTCTCGCCAACGCCCAACGGATCGCCCATCTCGGTAACTGGGATTTAGACTTGGTTAAACAACAACTGCGATGGTCGGATGAACTTTATCGCATCTTGGGTTTTTCACCAGCAGAATTTGAGCCAAGTATGGAACGATTCCTGACATCCGTTCACCCAGATGACCGAGAACGGGTCAGAGAATTGATAGACGCCGCATCGTATTTCAAGCAAGCCTTCAGCACTGACTTTGGAGTTGTTTTATCCGATCGTTCTGAGCGCATTGTCCACGGCACTGGCAAAATTATTCAGGAGCAAGGAGGGAAAGCCGCTCGACTCATCGGCACGATTCAAGACGTTACAGAACAAAAAAGAATCGAGCAAGCACTGCTGCAATCGGAAGCTCAATTACTCGAACTTGCCCACAATCTCGATCGGAAAGTAACCGAAAGAACTCTGGAGTTAGAAGAAAAGAATAATGAACTCGCGCGATCGCTCACCTCGCTCAAACTAGCCCAACAACAATTAATTCAAGCTGAAAAAATGTCGAGCTTGGGGCAATTAGTAGCAGGAATTGCTCATGAAATTAATAACCCCATTAACTTTATTACTGGCAATATTAGCCATATTACTGCTTATATTCAAGACCTCCTCGACATCCTGAACCTTTACCAGCAAAATTATCCCACCCTACCCCCGGCGATTCAAGCGTATAGCGAAACGGTTGAACTGGACTTTGTGATTGAGGATTTACCGAATCTTCTAGAGTCCATGAAAACGGGTGCAGAACGTATCCGTCAGATTGTGATATCCTTACGCAGCTTCTCCCGTCTGGATGAAGCCGATATGAAGCCGGTGGATATTCATGAAGGCATCGATAGTACGTTGCTGATTTTACAGCGTCGCCTGAAAGCGCGTCCGGGACATCCAGGCATCGAAGTGGTTAAAAATTACGGTGACTTACCCCTCGTGGAGTGCTATCCGAAACAACTCAATCAGGTGTTTCTCAACCTGCTTAGTAATGCCATTGATGCCTTAGAAGAAAGAATGAAAGAGGAAGAAAAGGTCAAGGATGAAATTACCCTTTCAGGATTTTCACCTCAGCCGTTTGCGATCGCCCTCACCACCCAAATTTTGTCACCCACTCAGGTGCAGATTGAAATTTCCGACAATGGCATCGGCATGACTCCGGAAGTCAAAAACCATATTTTTGAACCATTTTTTACCACCAAACAAGTCGGCAAAGGCACCGGCTTAGGTTTATCGACTTGCTATCAAATTGTGGTAGAAAATCATCGGGGACAGCTCATCTGTCTATCGCAGCCAGGATTAGGGGCAACATTCCAGATCGTCATCCCCCTGCGGCAGAGTGGTCATCGCGAAACCAGTGGTTATACTGGTAGCTTCAATGAAAATGTGAACTAA
- a CDS encoding DUF1361 domain-containing protein has protein sequence MKFELVRWTSNILRILSRNLDWMTWNLFLAFVPLLLSIWLFRSRQKRSPIWWAGVLVFIAFLPNAPYLLTDIIHLIHDIRANYSVWMITLVLIPQYLLVILAGFEAYVISLINLGYYLHRHERSKYILWMELTLHGLSAIGIYLGRFLRFNSWDFVTQPDAVFTSVLDDLVGKWPVVVMVVTFVIISGLYWLMKQVTLGIILRRRLKGIQPPSNQNHTDSPTA, from the coding sequence ATGAAATTTGAGCTGGTTCGCTGGACTTCCAATATATTGCGGATTTTGTCCCGCAATCTGGACTGGATGACGTGGAATCTGTTTTTGGCGTTTGTACCTCTGCTTTTGAGTATTTGGCTATTTCGCAGCAGGCAAAAGCGCTCGCCGATCTGGTGGGCGGGAGTCTTAGTTTTTATCGCGTTTTTGCCGAATGCGCCCTATTTGTTGACAGATATCATTCACTTGATTCATGATATTCGCGCCAACTACTCGGTGTGGATGATTACGCTAGTTCTCATCCCCCAGTATTTGTTAGTTATCCTGGCTGGCTTTGAAGCTTACGTTATATCTTTAATTAATCTAGGTTACTATTTACATCGCCACGAACGTAGTAAATACATTCTTTGGATGGAGCTAACTTTGCATGGTCTTAGCGCCATTGGCATTTATTTAGGGCGATTCCTACGCTTCAACAGTTGGGATTTTGTTACTCAACCGGATGCCGTATTTACTAGCGTACTGGATGACTTAGTGGGCAAATGGCCTGTGGTGGTTATGGTTGTCACCTTTGTCATCATTTCTGGCTTGTACTGGCTGATGAAGCAGGTGACTTTGGGGATAATTTTGCGAAGGCGGTTAAAAGGTATCCAGCCGCCATCCAATCAAAATCATACGGACTCCCCGACAGCTTAA
- a CDS encoding sugar phosphate nucleotidyltransferase, producing the protein MHQREVIGLLPAGGQATRIAPLPMSKELYPIGFRPVDSGSGTLRPKVVSHYLLEKMRLAGIKKAYAVLRPGKWDIPAYFGDGTLLDMNLGYLMLGLPYGVPYTLDQAYPFVQDAVVALGFPDILFQPEDAFVRLLARLAAGNADAVLGLFPNDQPHKAGMVDFDAQGRVHFVVEKPPISDLKYMWAIAVWTPAFTQFMHEYLAAIQAGQVPQAKELPISDVVQAAIDSGLRVEAETFPDGTYLDIGTPADLVKAVRQFAADEIDIQID; encoded by the coding sequence ATTCACCAGCGGGAAGTCATTGGACTGCTACCAGCAGGAGGGCAAGCAACGCGAATCGCCCCCTTACCGATGAGCAAAGAGCTGTACCCGATTGGATTTCGTCCGGTAGATAGCGGCAGTGGCACCTTACGCCCCAAAGTCGTGAGTCATTACCTACTGGAGAAGATGCGATTAGCTGGGATTAAGAAGGCATACGCCGTGCTACGCCCAGGAAAATGGGATATTCCGGCTTATTTTGGGGACGGCACCCTGCTAGACATGAACCTCGGCTATCTGATGCTGGGGTTGCCTTATGGCGTTCCTTATACCTTGGATCAAGCCTATCCCTTCGTGCAAGACGCGGTGGTAGCACTGGGCTTTCCCGACATCCTTTTTCAGCCTGAAGACGCCTTTGTGCGGTTGCTGGCACGGCTTGCGGCTGGGAATGCCGATGCAGTTTTGGGATTATTTCCGAACGATCAACCTCATAAAGCCGGGATGGTTGATTTTGATGCCCAAGGACGAGTCCACTTCGTGGTCGAAAAACCACCGATTAGCGATTTAAAGTATATGTGGGCGATCGCGGTTTGGACGCCAGCTTTTACCCAGTTTATGCACGAGTATCTCGCTGCAATCCAAGCTGGGCAAGTGCCACAGGCGAAAGAGTTACCGATTAGCGATGTGGTTCAGGCGGCGATTGACAGCGGCTTGCGGGTGGAAGCCGAAACGTTTCCGGATGGAACCTACCTGGATATCGGCACCCCTGCGGATCTTGTGAAAGCAGTTCGTCAATTTGCGGCTGATGAGATTGATATCCAAATTGATTGA
- a CDS encoding putative PEP-binding protein, whose product MEKLHWLDQIQPFDRTLVGDKAFYLSRLIQRGYPVVPGFVVPATAARQFLESIQWSAPLGLDLPYSSLHLDVDNPRQLQSVAQTIRQEITAATLPSSWMSEIESAQAHWQTKVLILRPSLALDPASKVQATGVLLPESGLLESHVCLATPESLAMGLKLAWAELFRARSLFYWHCWGIQTAQLNLAILVQPVLDAIASGTLQATPECWEIQSTWGLGKALVLGEVIPDFYQVQPETGEVQTRYLGSKTRAYRLENFRDAQTDTNSTENFASAHPSRLRVDNCLEAYLLNEEQQKYYALEEKHLDVLIQLAKQLRTELGPTFTLEWTLSPGKENEGNQLSLTQVIVGHSAMSLKESKIKVGAVKESLQHSIEIGHSSLMLAPLSFFSPQTQHRLQEGKVPTVPEPDLKPLIEGLGASAGRTIAIAHVLTDSNHLHFPDTDGDENSPVNGKILVVKSITPDRLVLLKQAVAVVAEQGAMTCHAAIIARELGIPAVVGAVGATRLIQTGDAVLVDGDKGAVYRVEAQAGDREKILPHSSLSTPHSAPFTPHSGLPTPHAALSTPHSGLPTPHAALSTPRPSALSPQPSALSPQPSVLSPQSSAPSPQPSALSPQSSVLSPQPSVLATQLLVNLSQPSSIKRAAQMPVDGVGLLRSELMLLEVLQGQHPQRWLQQQREDELREILAQQLCQFAEAFAPRPVFYRSLDLRSHEFQYLVGGSLGHPEANPMLGMRGTFSYVSNPALFDVELAALVRVQQLGYTNVRLLLPFVRTVEEFSFCRRRVEQAGLSQSPQFQLWIVAEVPSVLFLLPDYVKAGVQGISIGTNDLTQLLLGVDRDQAQMAAAFDERHPAVTQAIAQLIQMAKQAGIPCCICGQAPAQYPELIDRLVQWGIPSISVELDAVERTYNAIARAEQRLLLAAARRQLNQ is encoded by the coding sequence GTGGAAAAACTCCACTGGCTCGACCAAATTCAACCCTTCGACCGCACCCTGGTAGGCGACAAAGCTTTTTACTTGAGCCGACTCATACAGCGTGGCTATCCGGTCGTGCCCGGTTTTGTCGTTCCGGCAACCGCAGCCCGTCAATTTCTCGAAAGCATTCAATGGTCGGCACCGCTTGGCTTAGACCTGCCCTATTCTTCGCTACATCTGGATGTAGATAATCCCCGCCAACTACAGAGCGTTGCTCAAACGATTCGGCAGGAAATTACAGCCGCTACGCTACCGTCGTCTTGGATGTCGGAGATAGAATCGGCACAAGCGCATTGGCAAACGAAGGTGCTGATTTTGCGCCCCTCTTTGGCTTTAGATCCGGCGTCTAAAGTTCAGGCAACCGGGGTGCTTTTACCAGAGTCTGGGCTTTTAGAATCCCACGTTTGTCTGGCGACGCCAGAGAGCTTGGCGATGGGTTTGAAGCTGGCTTGGGCAGAGCTGTTTCGTGCCAGAAGTTTGTTTTATTGGCACTGTTGGGGTATTCAGACTGCTCAGCTGAACTTGGCGATTTTAGTGCAACCCGTCTTAGATGCGATCGCTTCCGGGACTCTTCAAGCAACTCCAGAGTGCTGGGAAATTCAGTCAACTTGGGGGCTAGGCAAGGCGCTAGTCTTGGGAGAAGTGATTCCAGATTTCTACCAGGTGCAACCAGAAACGGGGGAAGTGCAAACTCGATATCTGGGCAGTAAAACCCGTGCTTATCGTCTTGAGAACTTTAGGGACGCCCAAACCGACACAAACAGCACGGAGAATTTCGCAAGCGCCCACCCTTCTCGATTAAGGGTAGATAATTGTCTAGAAGCGTATCTGCTCAACGAAGAGCAACAAAAATATTACGCCCTGGAAGAAAAACACTTAGATGTTCTCATTCAACTGGCGAAGCAACTGAGGACTGAACTCGGACCAACTTTTACTTTGGAGTGGACGCTCTCTCCAGGAAAAGAAAATGAAGGCAACCAGTTGTCTCTCACACAAGTCATCGTTGGGCACTCAGCAATGAGCTTGAAGGAGTCCAAAATTAAAGTAGGAGCGGTTAAGGAATCCTTACAGCACTCAATAGAGATCGGTCATTCCTCCTTGATGCTCGCTCCTTTATCCTTCTTTTCACCCCAGACTCAGCACCGCCTACAGGAAGGGAAAGTGCCTACAGTGCCAGAACCAGACCTAAAGCCTTTGATCGAAGGGCTGGGAGCGTCAGCAGGACGAACCATTGCGATCGCTCATGTATTAACCGATTCCAATCATCTCCACTTCCCGGATACCGATGGCGATGAAAACTCCCCTGTTAATGGGAAAATTTTAGTCGTCAAAAGCATTACTCCCGATCGGCTGGTACTGCTAAAACAGGCTGTCGCTGTGGTTGCCGAACAGGGTGCGATGACTTGTCACGCTGCCATTATTGCCAGGGAATTAGGCATCCCAGCGGTTGTGGGTGCTGTCGGTGCCACCCGGCTGATTCAAACCGGCGACGCCGTGCTAGTAGATGGTGACAAGGGAGCAGTTTATCGCGTTGAGGCTCAAGCAGGCGATCGGGAGAAAATTCTTCCGCACTCCTCTCTCTCCACCCCACACTCTGCACCCTTCACCCCGCACTCTGGACTCCCCACTCCACACGCTGCACTTTCCACCCCGCACTCTGGACTCCCCACTCCACACGCTGCACTTTCCACTCCTCGTCCCTCAGCCCTCAGCCCTCAGCCCTCAGCCCTCAGCCCTCAGCCCTCAGTCCTCAGCCCTCAGTCCTCAGCCCCCAGTCCTCAGCCCTCAGCCCTCAGTCCTCAGTCCTCAGTCCTGAGTCCTCAGCCCTCAGTCCTCGCCACTCAACTGCTGGTCAACCTCAGCCAACCCAGCAGTATCAAACGCGCGGCTCAGATGCCGGTGGATGGAGTAGGATTATTGCGCTCTGAGCTGATGCTGCTGGAAGTTTTGCAGGGACAACATCCTCAACGATGGCTCCAGCAGCAGCGTGAAGACGAGTTGAGGGAAATTCTTGCCCAACAACTGTGCCAGTTTGCCGAGGCATTTGCGCCTCGCCCGGTATTTTATCGCTCTCTAGATTTGCGATCGCATGAATTTCAATACTTAGTTGGTGGTTCTTTGGGGCACCCGGAAGCCAATCCGATGCTAGGGATGAGGGGAACATTCAGCTATGTTTCCAATCCCGCCTTATTCGATGTAGAACTGGCAGCTTTAGTACGGGTGCAGCAATTGGGATATACCAATGTCCGCTTGCTGTTGCCTTTTGTCCGCACGGTGGAAGAGTTTTCCTTCTGTCGCCGCCGCGTTGAACAAGCCGGACTCAGCCAATCGCCTCAATTCCAACTCTGGATCGTCGCTGAAGTGCCGTCGGTTCTATTTTTGCTACCTGATTACGTGAAAGCGGGCGTCCAGGGAATCTCGATTGGCACTAACGATCTCACCCAGCTGCTGCTGGGAGTTGACCGAGACCAAGCGCAGATGGCGGCGGCGTTTGATGAGCGTCATCCAGCAGTCACGCAAGCGATCGCGCAACTCATCCAAATGGCAAAACAGGCAGGAATTCCCTGCTGCATCTGCGGTCAAGCACCGGCTCAATATCCAGAGTTGATCGATCGGCTTGTGCAGTGGGGCATTCCCTCAATTTCTGTGGAACTAGATGCCGTTGAGCGAACCTATAACGCGATCGCTCGTGCCGAACAACGCCTTCTCTTAGCAGCCGCCCGTCGTCAGTTGAATCAATAA